In Methanosarcina barkeri MS, a single window of DNA contains:
- a CDS encoding IS701 family transposase — MDINPPKCTDIDYINFLIAASNVFSCTEAARCYPDIANAPSHDAFTRCLQRQPPDTEALWEEVKSYVKLKGGYLIVDDSTLDKPYAEEIAFVRRMWSGKHHRTVKGIGLVTLVWTDGTTVIPIDFRIYNIDVDDKTKNDHFRDMLDKAEERGFNPKFVLFDTWYASVKNLKAIRQKEWHFLTRLKNNRLVNPDNKGNVPLETVDIPPKGRVVHLKAYGFVKVFRIVSKNGDTQHWVTDVQEMDEAKREDLAKKSWKIEEYHRGIKQFCGVEKCQARKEESQRAHIMFSLRAFLRLELQRIKSGISWFESAMKIRRVAVTEYLRNPQYTLN, encoded by the coding sequence ATGGACATAAATCCACCTAAGTGTACCGACATTGACTACATTAATTTTCTCATTGCGGCTTCTAACGTTTTTAGCTGTACTGAAGCTGCTAGATGTTATCCAGACATAGCTAATGCTCCTTCTCATGATGCTTTTACTCGTTGCCTTCAAAGGCAACCTCCAGACACGGAAGCACTATGGGAGGAAGTAAAAAGTTATGTCAAGCTTAAGGGAGGATACCTAATTGTTGATGATTCAACATTAGATAAACCATACGCAGAAGAAATTGCTTTTGTTCGTCGTATGTGGAGTGGAAAACATCATCGTACTGTAAAGGGAATAGGCCTGGTTACCTTAGTTTGGACTGACGGTACAACCGTTATACCTATCGATTTTCGAATTTATAACATCGATGTAGACGACAAAACAAAGAATGACCATTTCCGTGATATGCTTGACAAGGCCGAAGAACGTGGTTTTAATCCCAAATTCGTTTTATTTGATACATGGTATGCAAGTGTGAAAAACCTTAAAGCCATTAGACAGAAAGAGTGGCATTTCCTTACAAGATTGAAAAATAATCGTTTGGTAAATCCTGACAACAAGGGAAATGTGCCACTTGAAACAGTAGATATTCCTCCAAAAGGACGTGTGGTTCACCTCAAAGCATATGGATTTGTAAAGGTGTTTAGGATAGTTTCAAAAAATGGAGACACGCAACACTGGGTTACAGATGTGCAAGAGATGGATGAAGCAAAACGTGAAGATTTGGCAAAGAAGTCATGGAAAATTGAGGAATATCATAGGGGAATAAAACAGTTCTGTGGTGTCGAAAAATGTCAGGCAAGAAAGGAAGAATCACAAAGAGCACATATAATGTTCTCATTAAGAGCTTTTCTTAGACTGGAATTACAAAGAATCAAAAGTGGAATATCCTGGTTTGAAAGTGCTATGAAAATTAGAAGAGTGGCAGTGACAGAATACTTAAGGAATCCCCAATACACGTTAAATTAA